The genomic segment GACCGACACGACGATCATCGCGACGACGAGCCAATTCAGAAGGGACGTATCGCCGGGGATGATCGCCTTGTCGATGATCGAGCGCGTCAGGAGCGGCGGGAACACGCCGAGCACGGCCGACGCGGCGATCGCGCCGAGGACCACCAGCCCCTTGCGCCAGTGCGGCGTGAACGTGCGGGCGACACGCAGCAGCATGTCGCGGGTGACCGGCTGAGTGGGCTTGTCGTCGGGGTCGGGTCCGAGCCGCATGAAGCGATGAGCCATCAGCGCACCGGACTTTCCGCCGCTGCGAATCCCCTAGCCCACTCGCGCGCGAACCGTTCGGCGTCCCCCTCGAACGAGAGAGGCAACCCGTACACCCGCTCGAAGAAGGCGCGATAGAAGAGACCGCCGATGAAGGACCAAGCGAACGATTCCGGATCCCCACGGAGCCGGCCCGCTTCCACCTCTGCGGCGAAGTAGTCGCGCACCGCCTCCAGCCCTCGGCGCGGGAACTCGACTCCGGGACGATCGGAGGACGTGGCGCGGGCACCCCGCATGAGAACGGCCGGGAGGCGCAGCTCCAGGAACCGGACGACGCCGAGCGCCGCTTCTTCCAGAAGGTCCGAGACCGGCCGCATCCCGACCTGCTCGCGTAGCTGAGTGAAGATCGCGCCGGGCGTGCCGCCGGCGCGGGCGCACGCGAACAGAAGCTTCTCCTTGGATGGGAAGTAGTTGTACAGCGTGCCCTGGGATATGCCGAGGCGTTCCGCGATGGCGGGGATCGTCGTTCCTTCGTAGCCGCGCTCACGGAAGACGTCCAAGGTCGCCTCGAGGATCGCCTCCTTGCTCGCCGCCCGCGGTCTTGCCATAGGCTCAGGTTAAATGAGAGTTCGTTCATTTACCAAACGCCGTCGCCCGGCGATGCCGAGTTCCTTGACCTGCGCATTCAGCGGGGAGACACTGCGTCCCGACCGACGAGGCTGGGAGGCCTGCCATGGATCAACCGCCTGGAGGGGGACCGCCCGCATCACCGGGCGCGGGGGGGCCCGACTGGGGAGAGATGAAGGGCAAGCTCACCGCGGCGAAGGGGCCAGAGCGTTTGATCCTGATCGGGGGACTGCTCTTCTTCATCGACTCGTTCCTGCCGTGGTACGGCGTGAGCGGGAGCATCGCGGGGATCGGGTTCTCGGCCAACGCGAAGGGCTGGAGCGCCGGTGGACTCGCGGTGATCGCGATCCTTCTGGGCCTCGCGGCCACCCTTCTGGTGCTTGCCAGCACCGTCGGGATGCAGCTGCCGGTTCAGGCAACCGGGCCGCTTCTGCTGGGGCTGTGCGGCGGCGCTTTCGTGTTCGTGCTGCTGCGCTTGATCACCGAGACGAGCTTCACCAAGTTCGGGCTCTATCTTGCGATCGTATTCACCGCCGTGATGACTTACGGCGCCTGGCAGCGTTACAAGACAGCGCAGTAATCAACGGGATGTGAGAGCACCGGCCGGGCGGAAACGCCCGGTCGGTCAGCACTTGAGATGGACCAACCGCCGCCCGAACCCACGCCCGCTGAACCGGACCCGGCCGGCGGTGGGCCCGACTGGGCCGCACTCCGCGAACGTATCGGGACCCTCAGTGCGCCCGACCGGATCCTCATGGTCGCCAGCATCGGGTACTTCGTCTCGACGTTTCTTCCGTGGTATGAGGCTTCGATCGGGCCGGGGGTCAGCGTGAGCGACGGTGCCTGGAACGTCGGAGCGCTCGGCATCATGGCGGCCCTGCTCGGGCTCGGCACGGCGGTGGTGACGGTCCCGACCGCCCTCGGGATCTGGCGGATCGGCCGGGAGAGTTCGGCGCTGCTCACGATCTTGCTCGCACCGGCGACGCTCTTCTTCACGTTCTTGCGCCTGGTTATCGACCCGCCGGGGGCGGCCGTCACACAGTTCACGTTCGGTTTCGTGAAAGTGAGCCGGGGATTCGGGTTGTGGGCCGCGCTCGTGCTGGCGATCGTGATGACGGTAGGCGCCGTCCAGAAGTTCCGCGAGGCCGCCGCTCTCCGTTAGCGCGGCGTTAGAGGTACTGGCCGGGCGGGCCTTCCTGGCTCTCGCCGGGAACGGGTCCCAGACCGGGGGGCAGCCCACGGCGCCGCATCTCCATCAACTGGGCCTGCGCCGCCATCTGCTGGGTCGCGATCGCTGCCTGGATGCCCTGGAACAATCCCTCCAGCCACCCGAGGAGCTGCGCCTGGGCTATGCGGATCTCAGAGTCGCTCGGGACGCCCGTGGCGGGAAGCGGCAGCGTGATCCGCTCGAGCTCTTCCGCCAGCGCGCCCGATAGGCCGGTCTTGAGCTCGGCGATCACCTTCGCGTGGATATCGCGAAGATGCTCGCGGGCATTCTCGTCGAGCGGCTGCCGGCGAACCTCCTCGAGGAGCTCGCGGATCATCACCGCGATCCTCAACAGCTTGGCCGGCTGTTCGATCGTGCCCAGCCCGTCGGCTCCGTCCGGAGCTCCGTCCGGTGCGATCGTGCCCGGCGGCACGGTCAGCATGGGCTCGGGTCGTGCTGGAGGGGACTCTTCAGGGGACACGAGGTCACGATTCTAGCGGGGGCGAAGGGGACGCTGCAGACCGAACCGGGCAAGGACTATTCGAAATAGCCCGACAGGACCATGGCCTCGCTCGTTAGGCACACCGAAGGACCTGGAGGTGAGGCCTGTGACAGGTATCCGACGCCGGAACCGAGGCCCGACGCGCCGCACGCGTATCGGAGCCTTGATTGCTGTAGTCGTGTTGCTCGCATTCGCACAGATCTCTGCGTCGGCCGATCTCTTGGACGAACCCTTGCTGGACGAGCCGCTGAACCTGGAGGACCTGCTGAACCTCGACGAGCTGTTGAACGGCGAGCTCCCGGTCTCGACCGATCTCGGCGACGTCGTCGAGGGCGTGACCGAGGGTGTCTCGAACGTGCTCGGCGGAAACGGCACCCCGACCGACGTCCTGGGCGGCAAGCAGCAGCCGGTACCTGCACCCGCGAAGCAGGTGGCGCCTCGGGTGCCCCATACCGGCTCGTGGTCCACGGACAGGCTTCTCCTGCCGAGCGGGCTGACCGGTCCGTCAACTCAGGTCAGCAGCACCCGTGTCCCCGCGGCCTCGTATGTCGCTGCGGTCGGTCAAGGATTCGCCCGTGCGGCGCGACGCGCCGCTGATCTCGCCGGCCCCGTGGCGGCGCCGATGCTCCTCGGCCTCTTCGCGGTCGGCCTCCTCTTCGTAGCGGCACGCGGCCCCGGCCGCTTGATCAAGGTCGAAGAGGAGAGGAAGGCCTTCCATGAGCAGCGGACCTTCCGCCTCTAGCCAGAGCGAGACGGCACGACCGTTCGGGGGCTTCACCCCGGATCGACTCTCGATCTTCTTCTCCGTCCGCTACCTGACGCCGGTGCTCGTCCTCGTGACCCTGGCGGCATCACCGGAGGCTCCTCTTCCGCGCGGCCGGCTCGTCACGCTACTGATCGCGCAAGCCGCGTTCGGTCTTGCAACGCAGACGCTCGCCATCCGAATGCCGCGGATCCTCGGTGTGGCAGTCTGGTGCTCGGTCCTCGGAGACGTTGCGGTGATCGCCGGCCTGGCCGCCGCGACCGGCGGGGCCGCCAGCCCACTCGTCTTCCTTTTCACGCTGCAGGCGATCGCAGCGGGGATCTTGCTTTCATCCTCGGTCGGTGTCCGGCTCCTCTTGTTGTCGAGCAGCGCGATCCTGGCGCTCGATGTGGCCGGCTCCGCGGGGTTGATCCGAAGCCCGGGTGGTTTCCCGCGTGGACTTCAGGCGATGGCCGCGCTGTGGGTCGTCGCCGGCAGCGCGATCCTCTTCTCCACCTCGAACGAGCGCGAGCTGAGACGTCGTAACGCCGAGCTCGCCACGATCAGACGCGTCACCCTCGACATCGAGGACACGCTGTCGCTCGAGGAGATCCTCGCCGACCTGTGTCGCGGCGTCGTTGATGGGTTCGGATTCTCCGGCGCGGCGGTCCTGTTCCGCGAGGAGAGCGGATTCGTTTGTAGCGGAGGATACGGGTCGACCGGTCTCATCGGGACCAAGGTGGAGGATCGCGGGCCGATCCGCGAGGCGACCGAAGCAGGGACGCCGATCGTGGTGTCGCGCGATGAGGCCCGCCGCGACGGGACCCTCACCGACGTGATCGGAACACGCGGATACGTGCTCGTCCCGCTGGGACGGGACGGCGCGCTCGTGGCGACGCGGACCGGACGGCGCGGCCGTCCCGGCTTGGTGCGTCTGCGCGAGATCGAGGCGCTCTCCTCACTCGCCCACCACGCGATCCTCGCGCTGACGAACGCCCGCCTCCACGAGTCGGTGCGGGACATGGCCAAGCGTGATCCGTTGACCGGCTTGCTCAACCACGGCGAGTTCCAGCGGGTTCTCGCCTCCGAGTCCGGACGGCTCGAGCGCTTCAGCTCGCTGCGGACATCGGGCCATCGTCTCTCGTTGCTGCTCATCGATATCGATCGCTTCAAGCTTCTGAACGACCGATACGGTCACCCATCCGGGGACGCCGTGCTGCGAAAGGTCGCGGACGCGATAAACGACGCCGTGCGATCGTTCGACGTCGTTGCCCGGTACGGCGGCGAGGAATTCGCGGTCGTGCTGCCGGAGACGGACGAAGAGGGCGCGCTTCAGGTCGCCGAGCGCGTTCGCCAAGCGGTGGCGAACACGGTCGCGGCGCCCAAACTTGGTCCCCGGCGCCGGATCACCGTCTCGATCGGATCGGCCACCGCGCCGTCCGACGGGTCGAACCCCGCAGAACTGATCGCCGCAGCGGACGATGCGCTTTATCGGGCCAAGGACATGGGACGTAACCGCGTAACGGCGGCGAGCCAGCTTCGGGACCGCACGCGGCGCGTGGTCGCTTTGAAGGCGCCTAGCCGACGCCGGCCGGCACCAGCCGCACGCCGCGCTGCCGCCGGATCTGGGCGCGCTCCCGAGCCGTCGTCCCGCCCCAAACGCCGAACTCCTCGCGCGCGATAGCCCACTCGAGGCACTTGGGCCGGAGCGGGCACGCGGCACATACCGATTTCGCCTTCGCGACGGCCGCGCCGCCCTCCGCGTAGAAGAGCTCCGGGTCCAGACCACGACACGAGGCTTCCTCGAGAAACGGATACATCCGGGAACGCCTCGTCCCCCCATACGTGGTTGCCATCCATCCTCCTCCCGCGCGCACCCCA from the Actinomycetota bacterium genome contains:
- a CDS encoding helix-turn-helix domain-containing protein, producing MARPRAASKEAILEATLDVFRERGYEGTTIPAIAERLGISQGTLYNYFPSKEKLLFACARAGGTPGAIFTQLREQVGMRPVSDLLEEAALGVVRFLELRLPAVLMRGARATSSDRPGVEFPRRGLEAVRDYFAAEVEAGRLRGDPESFAWSFIGGLFYRAFFERVYGLPLSFEGDAERFAREWARGFAAAESPVR
- a CDS encoding proteasome activator, whose amino-acid sequence is MSPEESPPARPEPMLTVPPGTIAPDGAPDGADGLGTIEQPAKLLRIAVMIRELLEEVRRQPLDENAREHLRDIHAKVIAELKTGLSGALAEELERITLPLPATGVPSDSEIRIAQAQLLGWLEGLFQGIQAAIATQQMAAQAQLMEMRRRGLPPGLGPVPGESQEGPPGQYL
- a CDS encoding sensor domain-containing diguanylate cyclase encodes the protein MSSGPSASSQSETARPFGGFTPDRLSIFFSVRYLTPVLVLVTLAASPEAPLPRGRLVTLLIAQAAFGLATQTLAIRMPRILGVAVWCSVLGDVAVIAGLAAATGGAASPLVFLFTLQAIAAGILLSSSVGVRLLLLSSSAILALDVAGSAGLIRSPGGFPRGLQAMAALWVVAGSAILFSTSNERELRRRNAELATIRRVTLDIEDTLSLEEILADLCRGVVDGFGFSGAAVLFREESGFVCSGGYGSTGLIGTKVEDRGPIREATEAGTPIVVSRDEARRDGTLTDVIGTRGYVLVPLGRDGALVATRTGRRGRPGLVRLREIEALSSLAHHAILALTNARLHESVRDMAKRDPLTGLLNHGEFQRVLASESGRLERFSSLRTSGHRLSLLLIDIDRFKLLNDRYGHPSGDAVLRKVADAINDAVRSFDVVARYGGEEFAVVLPETDEEGALQVAERVRQAVANTVAAPKLGPRRRITVSIGSATAPSDGSNPAELIAAADDALYRAKDMGRNRVTAASQLRDRTRRVVALKAPSRRRPAPAARRAAAGSGRAPEPSSRPKRRTPRAR
- a CDS encoding WhiB family transcriptional regulator produces the protein MATTYGGTRRSRMYPFLEEASCRGLDPELFYAEGGAAVAKAKSVCAACPLRPKCLEWAIAREEFGVWGGTTARERAQIRRQRGVRLVPAGVG